The Georgenia faecalis genome includes a window with the following:
- a CDS encoding siderophore-interacting protein — protein MSTTISEIPTMRAFDVEVRAVRRLGPSFVRVTFAGEDLRHIGTGGPAGPRDLRVKLLIPTSGHPLPDLNAWGFSQGWYREWLALDETVRGAMRTYTVRAMRPALGELDVDFVLHAGPGGADGPAAAWASAARPGDRLTVVGPDGRHPLTVGIEWDPGECRRVLLAGDETAVPAVAAILEGLGPDVEGEALLEVPHADDRQEILTLSRVKVTWLAREGRAHGTLLQPEVHRAVRLVQRPVAEVDDIDVDAGILWDTPHHPTEAAAPRPCEVGGGAAPCLDERCYAWIAGEAGMVRDLRRHLVGAGFPRCDVAFMGYWRRGRAELT, from the coding sequence ATGAGCACGACGATCAGCGAGATCCCCACCATGCGCGCCTTCGACGTCGAGGTCCGCGCGGTGCGCCGCCTGGGCCCGAGCTTCGTGCGGGTGACGTTCGCCGGAGAGGACCTGCGGCACATCGGCACCGGCGGCCCGGCCGGCCCCCGCGACCTGCGCGTCAAGCTCCTCATCCCCACGAGCGGCCACCCGCTGCCCGACCTCAACGCCTGGGGCTTCTCGCAGGGGTGGTACCGCGAGTGGCTCGCCCTCGACGAGACGGTGCGCGGGGCCATGCGGACCTACACGGTCCGTGCGATGCGGCCCGCGCTCGGTGAGCTCGACGTCGACTTCGTCCTCCACGCCGGTCCGGGCGGCGCGGACGGTCCCGCGGCCGCGTGGGCGTCGGCGGCGCGCCCCGGCGACCGGCTCACCGTCGTGGGGCCGGACGGGCGCCACCCGCTCACCGTGGGCATCGAGTGGGACCCGGGCGAGTGTCGCCGCGTGCTCCTCGCCGGCGACGAGACCGCCGTGCCCGCCGTGGCCGCCATCCTCGAGGGCCTCGGCCCGGACGTCGAGGGGGAGGCGCTCCTCGAGGTCCCGCACGCCGACGACCGCCAGGAGATCCTCACGCTCTCCCGCGTGAAGGTGACGTGGCTGGCCCGGGAGGGCCGCGCGCACGGCACGCTCCTCCAGCCCGAGGTCCACCGGGCGGTGCGACTCGTCCAGCGCCCGGTGGCCGAGGTCGACGACATCGACGTCGACGCGGGGATCCTCTGGGACACCCCGCACCACCCGACCGAGGCCGCGGCGCCGCGTCCGTGCGAGGTCGGCGGTGGCGCGGCGCCGTGCCTCGACGAGCGGTGCTACGCGTGGATCGCGGGGGAGGCGGGCATGGTGCGCGACCTGCGCCGGCACCTCGTGGGCGCCGGCTTCCCGCGCTGCGACGTCGCGTTCATGGGCTACTGGCGCCGGGGCCGCGCCGAGCTGACGTAG
- a CDS encoding ABC transporter ATP-binding protein yields MTRTPLDLTHRGLEAHGLRLAYDERVVAEDLTLSIPPGRITAIVGPNACGKSTLLRALARLLAPAAGHVTLGGAELTSLPTKQVATVLGILPQAPEAPGGVTVADLVGRGRYPHQGWMRRWTPDDDAAVAAALEATGTADLADRVVAELSGGQRQRVWIAMTLAQETEILLLDEPTTFLDVAHQLEVLDLLVDLNDRGTTIVMVLHDLNLAARYADHLVAMRDGAVVAAGAPADVVTAEMLQRVFGVEASVLPDPVSGTPLVVPVGRHRARGRTAPDGAAPDGAAPDGTAVPAGVPDGSAADVTPNDPPVRHRVPMTGADR; encoded by the coding sequence GTGACCCGTACACCCCTCGACCTCACCCACCGCGGCCTCGAGGCCCACGGGCTGCGCCTCGCCTACGACGAGCGCGTCGTCGCCGAGGACCTCACGCTGTCCATCCCGCCGGGCCGAATCACCGCGATCGTCGGGCCGAACGCCTGCGGCAAGTCCACGCTGCTGCGTGCCCTCGCCCGGCTGCTCGCCCCGGCGGCGGGCCACGTCACCCTCGGCGGGGCGGAGCTGACGTCGCTGCCGACCAAGCAGGTGGCGACGGTCCTCGGCATCCTCCCGCAGGCCCCCGAGGCGCCCGGCGGGGTCACCGTCGCCGACCTCGTCGGCCGCGGCCGCTACCCGCACCAGGGCTGGATGCGCCGCTGGACGCCCGACGACGACGCCGCCGTCGCCGCCGCCCTCGAGGCGACCGGCACCGCCGACCTCGCCGACCGGGTGGTCGCCGAGCTCTCCGGCGGGCAGCGGCAGCGCGTGTGGATCGCCATGACCCTCGCGCAGGAGACGGAGATCCTGCTCCTCGACGAGCCGACGACGTTCCTCGACGTCGCGCACCAGCTCGAGGTCCTCGACCTGCTCGTCGACCTCAACGACCGCGGCACCACCATCGTCATGGTCCTCCACGACCTCAACCTCGCCGCCCGGTACGCCGACCACCTCGTCGCCATGCGCGACGGCGCGGTCGTCGCCGCCGGGGCGCCCGCCGACGTCGTCACCGCCGAGATGCTCCAGCGGGTCTTCGGCGTCGAGGCGTCCGTGCTCCCCGACCCGGTCTCCGGCACCCCGCTCGTCGTCCCCGTGGGGCGGCACCGCGCCCGTGGCCGCACCGCTCCCGACGGCGCCGCTCCCGACGGCGCCGCTCCCGACGGCACCGCCGTTCCCGCGGGCGTGCCCGACGGCAGCGCCGCCGACGTCACCCCGAACGATCCCCCCGTGCGTCACCGCGTACCGATGACAGGAGCCGATCGATGA